A DNA window from Mastomys coucha isolate ucsf_1 unplaced genomic scaffold, UCSF_Mcou_1 pScaffold21, whole genome shotgun sequence contains the following coding sequences:
- the LOC116100392 gene encoding carcinoembryonic antigen-related cell adhesion molecule 3-like, whose product MMDSVSLSCKDCSSWKGLLLTVSLLICWLLPSTSQLTIKSVPPIAVEGENVLLFVHNLPKNVKAFSWYTGVTAIKSCEIASHVIATKFTVVGPAHSGRETLFNNGSLLINSVTRKDSGYYTLQILGATSRRKIIRAEFFVHSPLLGYKDHLTPSQLKIGLVPPKVEENNNIILWVFNLPKRLQGFVWHKGVLPLGHLKIASHSFLTNSTILGHAYYDRLTVRNDGSMLLLNVTQKDAGLYTLRTLSVDLKSEWAILDLQVNKL is encoded by the exons ATGATGGACTCTGTTTCACTTTCCTGTAAAGACTGTTCCTCCTGGAAGGGGCTCCTGCTCACAG TCTCACTTTTAATCTGCTGGCTGCTTCCCAGTACTTCCCAGCTCACCATTAAATCAGTGCCTCCAATTGCTGTTGAAGGGGAAAATGTTCTTCTGTTTGTGCATAACCTGCCGAAGAATGTTAAAGCCTTTTCCTGGTACACAGGAGTTACAGCTATCAAGAGTTGTGAAATTGCAAGTCATGTGATTGCTACCAAATTTACTGTGGTGGGACCTGCACACAGTGGTAGAGAGACACTATTCAACAATGGATCTTTGCTGATCAATAGTGTCACCAGAAAAGACTCAGGATACTACACTCTACAAATACTTGGTGCAACCTCAAGACGTAAAATAATACGTGCAGAATTCTTTGTGCACA gcCCACTTTTAGGCTACAAGGATCATCTTACCCCTTCTCAACTCAAAATTGGGTTGGTACCACCCAAGGttgaagaaaacaacaatatTATTCTGTGGGTTTTTAATCTGCCAAAGAGGCTTCAAGGCTTTGTCTGGCACAAAGGAGTACTTCCACTTGGCCATTTGAAGATAGCAAGCCATTCATTCCTCACCAATTCAACCATACTGGGGCATGCATATTATGACAGATTGACAGTTCGCAATGATGGATCCATGCTTCTCTTGAATGTCACTCAGAAAGACGCAGGGCTTTACACTCTACGAACATTATCTGTCGATTTGAAATCAGAATGGGCCATTTTGGACCTCCAAGTAAACA AACTTTGA